One window of Leptospira barantonii genomic DNA carries:
- a CDS encoding Bor/Iss family lipoprotein: MYSKIINYMILMFLATNFVLCQHARVEVAPTFKQKRKAETSRETILLKQNYYLMGLLPRKLEYSESEYCPHRGIKEVHQYSSITNILMEQMTIGIYSPRSLEIVCH, translated from the coding sequence ATGTATTCCAAAATTATAAATTACATGATTTTAATGTTTCTGGCGACGAACTTCGTTTTGTGTCAACACGCGAGGGTGGAGGTCGCTCCCACGTTCAAACAAAAACGAAAGGCGGAAACCAGTCGTGAAACCATTCTTCTCAAACAGAATTATTATCTGATGGGCTTGTTGCCGAGAAAATTGGAATATTCCGAATCCGAGTATTGCCCGCATCGGGGAATCAAGGAAGTCCATCAGTATTCTTCGATCACGAATATTCTGATGGAACAAATGACGATCGGGATTTATTCTCCCCGTTCTTTGGAGATCGTATGTCACTGA
- a CDS encoding DUF1554 domain-containing protein, protein MNMGSYFSFNADKAKFPVWVPSLIILHFLTISCTIWPVLTGAALPSNSSNGNGNDSMAILLLLQNGNGFGGSGSSTGSTGSSGPPASSCANNGGCSIFLSSASTGNFGGVSGADAKCATDATAASAPGNPSDYKALIMADDGSRTLTTNWVLWPNTIYKTMSNSNLTISTTNASAMFTFPLSNLFVSSGGNAMYTGIDASGATWVPKSGVTCTNAGVSWSSVSNTVSGWVGVTSGTDKTFVDVGGGTGFTCDNFLLIYCVQR, encoded by the coding sequence ATGAATATGGGTTCTTATTTCTCATTTAACGCCGATAAAGCGAAATTTCCCGTTTGGGTTCCTTCGCTTATCATTTTGCATTTCCTCACAATTTCCTGCACCATCTGGCCGGTTCTCACCGGGGCCGCGCTTCCTTCCAATTCTTCGAACGGAAATGGAAACGACTCGATGGCGATTCTTCTTCTATTGCAAAACGGAAACGGCTTTGGCGGTTCCGGTTCTTCAACGGGTTCCACAGGTTCATCCGGTCCTCCCGCGTCTTCTTGCGCGAACAACGGTGGATGTTCTATTTTTTTGTCCAGCGCCAGCACCGGAAATTTCGGAGGAGTTTCGGGCGCAGATGCAAAGTGTGCGACGGACGCAACCGCGGCAAGCGCCCCGGGAAATCCGAGCGATTATAAGGCGCTCATCATGGCGGACGACGGAAGCAGAACGCTTACTACGAATTGGGTTCTTTGGCCCAATACGATTTATAAAACCATGAGCAATTCGAATCTTACGATCTCGACCACCAACGCGAGCGCGATGTTTACGTTTCCCTTATCGAATCTGTTCGTTTCTTCGGGCGGAAACGCGATGTATACGGGCATTGATGCGAGCGGTGCGACTTGGGTTCCAAAATCGGGGGTCACTTGTACGAATGCAGGTGTTTCTTGGTCTTCCGTTTCCAACACGGTTTCCGGTTGGGTAGGGGTTACCAGCGGGACCGATAAGACTTTTGTGGACGTCGGCGGAGGCACCGGTTTTACCTGCGATAATTTTCTCTTAATTTACTGTGTGCAAAGGTAG